From the Lysinibacillus fusiformis genome, the window TGAGGATGGCAGAAAGAAAGAATATATGATTACCGAAACTGGAAAAACAATGGTTGAATATGAAATTTTGAGATTAAGGGAACTTTTTGACAATGGTATCCGTATAACGAGAGGAGTTGAATAATATGCATAAATATCGATTGATGATTAATCCCTATGCAATAGAGAAGTGGGTCAATGACATGGGTTGTCAGGGCTGGCATTTGAAAAAATTCACATGGATTCGCTTTACGTTTGAACGTGGAGAACCAAATAGCTATATTTATCGCCATGATGAATTAGAGCGGTTCGGTACGCACTATGAAGCGGATTATCTCGAATTTCTCAAATCCTCTGGCATTGAGCAAGTAGATCGCTCTGGCAATTTTGTGTTTTTTAGAAAAGCAGCACAGGAAGGTCC encodes:
- a CDS encoding DUF2812 domain-containing protein codes for the protein MHKYRLMINPYAIEKWVNDMGCQGWHLKKFTWIRFTFERGEPNSYIYRHDELERFGTHYEADYLEFLKSSGIEQVDRSGNFVFFRKAAQEGPFELYTDKKTKIGNLSKKMMILLSLILLNLFFGLIGLIGDFSEQTTDWVGFALNTLNLVVVVLFALPFYKLMRIRNRLKRELNVFSD